The Cardinium endosymbiont of Culicoides punctatus genome includes the window TTGTGATGAAGGAACAGTATGCTTCTCTGCCGAAGCATGGGGTGCATTTTCTGAAACGGAAAAGCAAGCTATGTTACTTCGCTATAGATTAGCTTACTTGAAAGAAAGCATGGTTAACTGGTGTGAGGGGCTCGGTACTGTTTTAGCTAATGAAGAGGTCAAAGATGGTATTTCCGAAAGAGGAGGTCATCCAGTAATTCGTAAGACAATGAAACAGTGGAGCTTACGCATGACTGCCTATGCGGAACGATTATTGGATGATTTAAATACGTTAGATTGGCCTCTTTCTACAAAGGAAATGCAACGTAACTGGATTGGTCGCTCTGTAGGTACCGAAATTACTTTTCGGGTACAAGGGCAACGAGATCAAAACATTACTGTTTTTACAACCCGACCAGAGACCATCTTTGGAGTCTGTTTTATCGCTCTAGCACCAGAGCATACATGGGTGCAGCTTCTGATAGAAAAAACAGAAGATAAGTCGCTTATTGCCTATGTAGAACAAGCAAAAAATCGTACCGATCGTAGTCGGTTAGCGGAGTCCGAATTCCTTGAAGGAGTGTTTACAGGTGTCTGTGTGATTCACCCTTTTACAGGTGCGCCATTACCTATTTGGATAGCAGATTACGTTCTTCCTCACTACGGGACAGGAGCTATCATGGGAGTCCCAGCACATGATAGACGCGATTTCGCTTTCGCACAATCTTTTGACTTATTATCCATCCCCGTAATAGAAAACGACATGCTTTTAGAAGATGGTCCATATGAAGAATTTCATGGAACTATGATTAATTCGGATTTTCTAGATGGATCATCCGTATCAGAAGCATTTGAAAAGATTATAGAAAAACTCACTCAAAAAAGAATTGGAAGATTTAAAATCTCTTATAAGTTACATGATCCCATATTTAGTCGGCAACGTTATTGGGGAGAACCTTTACCGATATACTATAAAAAAGATGGACTTCCCTATGCCCTTTCTGAAGATCAACTTCCACTTACATTGCCAGAAGTAAGCAGTTATTTGCCTAGTAAATTAGGTGTTCCCCCATTAGGGAATGCATTGAATTGGGTTACTCCAGAAGGATATCCTTTAGATTTAACTACTATGCCAGGTTGGGCAGGATCTAGTTGGTATTTTTTGCGTTATATGGATCCCCATAATGAAACAACTTTTTTAAGTAAAGAACAAGAAACTTATTGGAAAGACGTAGATCTCTATATTGGTGGTCCAGAACATGCAACGGGCCATTTGTTGTATGCACGTTTTTGGACAAAGGTATTATATGACTTAGGCTTTATTCATATGCAAGAGCCATTTACAAAACTGTTTCATCAAGGAATGATCCAAGCTTCATCTGCATTGGTATATCGCATTAAGAATAGTAATACTTTTGTTAGTTTCCATTTAAAGGAGCGGTATGACGTGATTCCTATATATGTTCCTATAACGCTTGTTAAAAAACAAATTTTGGACATGCAAGCTTTTAAAAATTGGCGTCCTGAGTTTGCAGATGCTCATTTTATTCTGGAGGGTGATAAATATGTTTGTGGTACCAAGATAGAAAAAATGTCTAAATCTAAGCATAATGTAGTTAACCCAGATACGGTAATTATGCAACATGGAGCAGATGCTTTACGTTTATATTTGATGTTTTTGGGACCATTAAATCAGTCTAAGCCATGGGATTTGTCTGGTATAGAGGGTGTATCGAGATTTTTAAATAAGGTCTGGAACCTGGTACATCATACAAAAGCTACTTGGGTGTATTCAGAGGTGGTTTCTGGACAAAAAGAACTTAAAATCATTCACAAAACGATAAAAAAAGTAGTACAAGATATTGAAAAGTGTTCCTTTAACACAGCTATAAGCAGTTTAATGATTTGCGTAAATGCGTTAACAGATGCTAAAAGCGTGAACAAATCAATTTTAAAAAGCCTCATACTATTATTGAATCCTTTTGCACCTTATATTGCTGCTGAATTATGGGAGATTATAGGAGAACAAGATGCTATTACAGAACAGCCTTTCCCAGTTTGGAATGAAGTATATCTAGAAGAAGAAAGTTTTAATTACCCTATAGCAATCAACGGTAAAGTACGCACAAAAATTATGTTTGATTGTGATGCATCTCCTACCACTATAAAAAAAGAAGTTTTAGCTAATGTTGTCATTCAAAAATGGCTTGATGGTAAGGATCCTAAAAACGTTATCATTATTCCTAATAAGATGGTGAATGTAGTATTGTAATAGCATTTTATTTTAGCTGAAATCTTGATTTGGTTATAATAATAAATGTAAATAAAAGAAAAAGGCTTTCGTTAAAAAAACGGTACCATTTTCAGCATTAAAGGTATAAAATCAACCACCTTGGATTTCATAACTGTATAATCCTACATATTTTTGTTATTAACGTTTGTTTTATTTAAATTAAAATCAGTAGGCAGATGGCAATAGTGATGTAAGGCATGCATATCTCTGGTTCCTTATTCATCTTGCATGTTGATGCGTCCTAAAGCCTCTACCTACTCTTTATAAACGTCAGTGAGAATTGTTATGTGTTACGATCAGTGTTCCCTATATAGTTGGGTAAATGTTATAGAAAAGGCTTGTAACAGCTCTGGCATAGGTAAGGCCATTTTATAATTTCATGGTATATAACAAATATGGATATTCATTCATGTAACAACAAGTTAAAGCTTGTATTTAATTCCTACACGAACGTTTCTAAAGATTGGTAATCTACTTGTCGTAAAGAGATATGATATTGCAATCATTTATCTTATAATTATAAGTTGATAGAAATAATTTTTTTAACAATATTATTAAAGTATACAAAATGAAATTTTTAGCCCGATTATATGCTATCACTATGGTTTTTAGTACCAATATGTTTATTTCCTGTTGCCAACAAGAAGAATATGAAACACAAAAGAGCCGCAAAAATCATCTACTAATAAAAGAAATGCAACATAATGATTCGAAAAATAGTCTTATTTTTTACGATCAGACTATCTTTCCCAAAAACCAATTATGTGATAAGCGGTATGGAAATATGTTTGATAAAATCAAATTAGTGAAAATTACTAACCCTACATCTTTTTGGCATTTATTTGAGCAATTACAGGATGATGATATTGAATTAATAAACAATAAAAGAGCATTCATATTAGATGCATTTAAAAATGAGCATTTATATAGCCTTGAAGAAGAAGGATTGTTAGTGAATAAAAAAACTACGCTGATACCTTGTTTATGTGTAAAAAAAGAAAGTATAGAAAATGTAGCAGAAATAATTTGGGTTCATAAAGACGTAGAAGGTAAGAGATACCGTGAGATTTTGCTTAAAAAATTAAATACAAAAGAAATATGCAATACAGCATGTTCTACCCTATCATCTTTTACGTGTAATTACCATTATAATGATCAAAAAACTAAACTTAAAAAAATTGATACTGCTCAAGATTTTTGGTGTTTATTTGATGCTCTGATTGATGACAATAATGCCAAATTTATTGGCAGAAAAGATCTTTATTTACAGAGATTCAAGGAAGGGAAGTTATATGGATTAACTACTGAAGCAACTATGCCTACAGATAATTCCATACATACACAATTGTTGCCATGCTTGTCTGTTATACGTCAGGCCGATATAAATACTAATGAGTATGTAGAAACAGAAACGGAGTGGGTATATGCTAAGCTAAAAAAGAAGAGACTTAGTATTCAGATGCTTTATCATCTTAATCCATGGAGCAAGGTTTCCTCAATTTAGTTCTGATATATAAGTTTTATACTGGCAATAGATTTCTTTACGCTATGTCAAACAAGTCTTCATCTTGGATTTTTGGACAATATGCTGAGGAAATTGCGGCAAACTACTTAGAAAAAAAAGGATTTGAAATTTTGGTTCAAAATTTTCGTTATAAACGATTCGAAATAGATCTTATTGCAAGACATAAAAATATTACAGTTTTTGTTGAGGTAAAAGCACGCAAAAATAATTTGTTTGGTAATCCAGAAGACTTTGTTAACAAGAAGAAAATTCGTAGGCTCCGAATAGCGGCAGAATACTATCTGTACACGCATGATTGCAGTCAACTCATACGGTTTGATATTATATCTATTTTAAAAAATAAAGAAAATGAATTTGAAATCATTCACTTGGAGGATGGTTTTTATTAATCGAGTCACTGAAAGTCCAGTGTAGCTTGCGGAACGAGTGTGTTTTTTGATCATACAAAAAAACGAACATTGATTTAAATGGTAATCAAGAAAAAAAGAATAGAAGCATAAAAGTTATGTTGCGGGGACAGGACTCGAACCTATGACCTTCGGGTTATGAGCCCGACGAGCTACCAACTGCTCCACCCCGCGGTAAATATTTTTGTTACAAAGGGGAATTATCCTAGTATTCCCTTTTGTAGTATTACAAAATTAGTATTATTTTTATGAAATCGCAAATGTATTTACCTGCTTAAGCCATTTATTATGCATAAAGAAGATTATAAATCTGGTTTTGTTGCCATTATTGGGAAACCTAATGCAGGAAAATCTACTTTGATGAACAAATTGGTAGGAGAAAAACTGGCTATTACCAATTCTAAAGCGCAAACTACACGTCATAAAATTTCTGGAATAGTATCAGAAAAGAATTTTCAGATTGTCTACATAGACACACCAGGCATCCTTGATCCGGCATATCCTCTACAAACTGCTATGATGGAAGTAGTAAAAAATGCCCGTTTGGATGCTGATATTATTGTTTGCCTTGCTGATGTGAAAAACTTAATAGATTCTGATTTATTTAATAAAATCAGAGGAAATAAACCAGCTATATTGGTACTAAATAAGATTGACCTGGTTACACCGGCACAATTGAGCACAATGATATCCTATTGGTCTCAGCGCAATCCTGATGTAGAAGTTATACCTATATCTGCTATACAAGAGGTTAATATAGCGCAACTATTAAATAGAATCGTTGCGTTATTACCAACGCATCCTGCTTATTACCCTGAAGATATGCTTACAGATAAACCAGAGCGTTTTTTCGTACAAGAGATTATACGTGAAAAGATATTAGATCAGTATAGAGCAGAGATTCCTTACAGTGTAGAAGTCGTGGTAGAAAGCTTTAATGAAATGGAAAACTTGATTAAGATCCGAGCTATTATGCACGTTGAAAGATCAACCCAAAAAGGCATTTTAATAGGACATAAAGGGGAGGCATTAAAAAAACTAGGGACAAATGCTAGACAAGATTTGGAGCGTTTTTTTCAAAAAAAAATATTTCTAGAACAGCATATTAAAGTTACGCCTAATTGGAGGAAGAATGAGCTTCTTTTAGCTAAATTTGGTTATCAAAGTCTTAAAAAATAAGGCAACTCCCCAGGTAGCTCACTTAAGCGGTAGGATATACTTGTTAAATAGCCTGAAACAAATTGATCCCTTGTTTACGCTTTGTTGATAACAATCCACAAATAGTATAAAACATCTCTGCACCATTTATCTTTTGCATCCATATTACATATCTACCAAGTGTTACTCAATAGTAACAAAAAATTTTTGATATACCTGGGAAGTCACGAAAAATATAAAAAGGTACCTGGGGAGTTACCAAAAATGATGACTATTATTTGCATATATGCTACATATGCACGTAACTTTGCACTGTGCAAGTAGCCACAATAGCCCCCTTCTTATGAGTCACCTTTTGGTATACAGTAAGTGGCAACAAATATGCATTGGAGCTGTTGGGGATGTATATCTTATGATTTTACATCTTTGCGCGAAAATGACCTGCACAAACTGGTTTTTTGACACAAAAGTATATAATAAATAATCACTAGATAGAATAGTAAAGCCACACGCTTATTGAATGCATACCCATGCAATAAGCGAAGCCTAAGGCTTTGCAGTGGCCTACAATAATTCTATACAAACATAAATAGATTATGATACATATGGATTTGGCTATAATAGTCGCATTTTTAGCAATAACATGGATGTTAGGTACTTACTATGCAAGAGGTGTAAAAACCTTTAAAGACTATGCCCTTGGCGGAGGCATGTCTGTCTTTGCCTTAACTTGCTCCTTAATAGCAACGATATCTGATGCACAAACCTTACAGCAAATAGCTTGTATATATATGGGAGGGGTTATAATATCTGTCATGCATCTTATTCTGCTTGCCATGATATATTTTGGTGCTAGGGTGCTTATTGTACGTATGGCTGAGTTTCGTGGAAACTTTTCTATAGCAGACTCTATGGGCAAACTCTATGGACCCATTATACAAAGAGTCGTTGCCATAGCAGTATTGGTCACATTGCTAAGTTTTTTAGTGCCTCAGCTTAACTTTGTCTTAAAAGTGATCCACTTTGCACTGCCAAATTTATCCAGCCAATATGCCTATTGGATTACACTCATTGTAGGTGTGATTATTATTATCTATGCGGCACTCGGTGGTGCTAGATCTGTAGTAACAACAGATATTTTTCAGTTTTTCTGTTTTTGTTGCGCTTTACCGGTTATGGGATATATTCTATTGCGTTATGCCAAAATACCTCTTGCAGAGGGATGGGCACAGCTAAAGCTGCTTCCAAAGTTTACAGATACGAATTATCTATTTTCATCTAATGCATTAAAGAGAGAAGCATTATTTAGCGCTAGAACACTCCTAACCATATTAACACCATATGTTATACAAAGGTTCTATATGGCTAGCTCTGTGCAACAAGGGCAAAAAACAATGATTTCTAGTGTGGCAGCAAGGACATATATTTGTGGATCTCTATTCTTCCTTGCTATACTGTTGCATATAGGGGGGCATACATTAAAGCCGAATGAAGAAATTATACATTATATAATCAATCTAGTACAGAGTCCTATTGTAAGGGGCATATTGGGTGTTGCCGTGCTTGCTCTATTGATGTCTTCTGTGGACTCTGCTTTGCATCTTATGGCTATTGTTATAGTAAATGACCTATTGCCATCTTCACTATTTCAGGAGACAAAAAGTGATACAATAAAAATACAAATCAGTAGAGGGATTATTGTAATAATAGGTATAATTACGTTA containing:
- the era gene encoding GTPase Era — protein: MHKEDYKSGFVAIIGKPNAGKSTLMNKLVGEKLAITNSKAQTTRHKISGIVSEKNFQIVYIDTPGILDPAYPLQTAMMEVVKNARLDADIIVCLADVKNLIDSDLFNKIRGNKPAILVLNKIDLVTPAQLSTMISYWSQRNPDVEVIPISAIQEVNIAQLLNRIVALLPTHPAYYPEDMLTDKPERFFVQEIIREKILDQYRAEIPYSVEVVVESFNEMENLIKIRAIMHVERSTQKGILIGHKGEALKKLGTNARQDLERFFQKKIFLEQHIKVTPNWRKNELLLAKFGYQSLKK
- a CDS encoding YraN family protein, yielding MEQGFLNLVLIYKFYTGNRFLYAMSNKSSSWIFGQYAEEIAANYLEKKGFEILVQNFRYKRFEIDLIARHKNITVFVEVKARKNNLFGNPEDFVNKKKIRRLRIAAEYYLYTHDCSQLIRFDIISILKNKENEFEIIHLEDGFY
- the leuS gene encoding leucine--tRNA ligase — encoded protein: MEPYNFNAIEQKWNQRWDDQKHSIQHTYHTTKHVSKYYILNMFPYPSGSGLHVGHYLGYVASDIIARYCKHKGFHVINPMGFDSFGLPAEQYAIQTGQHPAITTEKNIKRYTEQLNQIGLAFDWDRSVTTSDPAYYKWTQWMFLRMFNSWYNISTQKAEPIDHLIQEFERNGNAKIGAACDEGTVCFSAEAWGAFSETEKQAMLLRYRLAYLKESMVNWCEGLGTVLANEEVKDGISERGGHPVIRKTMKQWSLRMTAYAERLLDDLNTLDWPLSTKEMQRNWIGRSVGTEITFRVQGQRDQNITVFTTRPETIFGVCFIALAPEHTWVQLLIEKTEDKSLIAYVEQAKNRTDRSRLAESEFLEGVFTGVCVIHPFTGAPLPIWIADYVLPHYGTGAIMGVPAHDRRDFAFAQSFDLLSIPVIENDMLLEDGPYEEFHGTMINSDFLDGSSVSEAFEKIIEKLTQKRIGRFKISYKLHDPIFSRQRYWGEPLPIYYKKDGLPYALSEDQLPLTLPEVSSYLPSKLGVPPLGNALNWVTPEGYPLDLTTMPGWAGSSWYFLRYMDPHNETTFLSKEQETYWKDVDLYIGGPEHATGHLLYARFWTKVLYDLGFIHMQEPFTKLFHQGMIQASSALVYRIKNSNTFVSFHLKERYDVIPIYVPITLVKKQILDMQAFKNWRPEFADAHFILEGDKYVCGTKIEKMSKSKHNVVNPDTVIMQHGADALRLYLMFLGPLNQSKPWDLSGIEGVSRFLNKVWNLVHHTKATWVYSEVVSGQKELKIIHKTIKKVVQDIEKCSFNTAISSLMICVNALTDAKSVNKSILKSLILLLNPFAPYIAAELWEIIGEQDAITEQPFPVWNEVYLEEESFNYPIAINGKVRTKIMFDCDASPTTIKKEVLANVVIQKWLDGKDPKNVIIIPNKMVNVVL